A single genomic interval of Buchnera aphidicola str. Bp (Baizongia pistaciae) harbors:
- the yidC gene encoding membrane protein insertase YidC — protein sequence MHLQRNFFILIFFFISFLLWKTWQQKEFSSDVHKIINKYENVNLVNNNINKLASNIIIKTDVLKIQVNLYGGDIEKAELLHFKSKLNSSQSLVLLDTNENFVYQAQCGITGKDGADNLQKHIRPLYIAKRKYYELSRHNKKIEVPLQWISKDGIIYKKIFVLKSGEYDVSVKYKINNITNKHLKVSMFGQLKQTINLPEDKNTYTNNFALQTFRGAAYSSDNDKYVKYSFDSIVNKEKKNIVVTHSGWVAMLQKYFATSWIPDNSYLNTMYIGSSGDNLAEIGYYSRPIDIFPHSTISLSSKLWIGPEIQNKMAVIASNLDLTVDYGWLWFLSQPLFKLLNFLYNICGNWGVSIILITFIIKGITFPLTKSQFKTMAKIRKLQPKINYIKKKFKNNNQKISEEIMSLYKTEKVNPLGGCFPLFIQMPIFLALYYMLISSVELRHAPFFLWIHDLSDQDPFYVLPILMGVTMFFIQRVTPSNVTDPVQKKIMNYIPILFTVFFLWFPSGLVLYYLISNLVTIIQQKIIIKALNKTLK from the coding sequence ATGCATTTACAAAGAAATTTTTTTATTTTGATATTTTTTTTTATTTCGTTCTTATTGTGGAAAACATGGCAACAAAAGGAATTTAGTTCTGATGTACATAAGATAATTAATAAATACGAGAATGTGAATTTAGTCAATAATAATATTAACAAATTAGCATCAAATATTATTATTAAAACTGATGTTTTAAAAATTCAAGTAAATTTGTATGGAGGTGATATAGAGAAAGCTGAATTATTGCATTTTAAAAGTAAATTGAATTCTTCTCAGTCATTGGTATTATTAGATACTAACGAAAATTTTGTATATCAAGCACAATGTGGAATAACGGGAAAAGATGGAGCAGATAACCTTCAAAAGCATATTCGACCATTATATATAGCAAAAAGAAAATATTATGAATTATCTAGACATAACAAAAAAATTGAAGTGCCATTACAGTGGATTTCGAAAGATGGAATTATTTATAAAAAAATATTTGTTTTAAAGTCTGGAGAGTATGATGTTTCAGTAAAATATAAAATTAATAATATTACAAATAAACATCTTAAAGTTTCTATGTTTGGACAATTAAAACAAACTATTAATTTACCTGAAGATAAAAACACTTATACAAACAATTTTGCATTGCAAACGTTTAGAGGTGCAGCTTATTCTTCAGATAACGATAAGTATGTCAAATATTCATTTGATTCTATTGTTAATAAAGAAAAGAAAAATATAGTTGTTACTCATAGCGGATGGGTGGCTATGCTTCAAAAATACTTTGCGACTTCATGGATTCCCGATAATAGTTATTTAAATACTATGTATATTGGTAGTTCAGGGGATAATTTAGCTGAAATTGGTTATTATTCGCGTCCAATAGATATATTTCCTCATAGTACTATTTCTTTAAGTTCAAAATTATGGATTGGTCCTGAAATACAAAATAAAATGGCAGTTATCGCATCTAATTTAGATTTAACTGTTGATTATGGATGGTTATGGTTTTTATCTCAACCTTTATTTAAATTGTTAAATTTTTTATATAATATTTGTGGCAATTGGGGTGTATCAATAATTTTAATTACATTCATTATTAAAGGAATAACCTTTCCATTAACAAAATCTCAATTCAAAACTATGGCAAAAATACGAAAATTACAACCTAAAATTAATTATATAAAGAAAAAGTTTAAAAACAACAATCAGAAGATTAGTGAAGAAATAATGTCATTATATAAAACGGAAAAGGTTAATCCATTAGGAGGATGTTTTCCATTATTTATACAAATGCCTATTTTTTTAGCGTTATATTATATGTTAATTAGTTCTGTTGAATTACGTCATGCTCCGTTTTTTTTGTGGATTCATGATTTATCAGATCAAGATCCATTTTATGTTTTACCTATACTTATGGGTGTTACTATGTTTTTTATTCAGCGTGTTACACCTAGTAATGTTACCGATCCAGTACAGAAAAAAATTATGAATTATATACCGATACTTTTTACAGTATTTTTCTTATGGTTTCCTTCTGGATTAGTATTATATTATTTAATTAGTAATTTAGTAACTATCATTCAGCAAAAAATTATTATTAAAGCTTTAAATAAAACATTAAAGTAG
- the yidD gene encoding membrane protein insertion efficiency factor YidD: MVLLLSMISRCLILIILCYQRYISVFLSPRCRFYPTCSHYAVDALYTFGLLKGLLLIAKRILKCHPFHSGGLNSISIKTKSKREY; the protein is encoded by the coding sequence ATGGTCTTATTATTATCAATGATATCTCGATGTTTAATTTTAATTATTCTGTGCTATCAGCGTTATATTAGTGTTTTTCTTTCACCTCGTTGTCGTTTTTATCCTACGTGTTCGCATTATGCAGTAGATGCTTTATATACTTTTGGATTGTTAAAGGGATTGTTATTAATTGCAAAGAGAATATTAAAGTGTCATCCCTTTCATTCTGGTGGTTTAAATAGTATATCTATAAAAACTAAAAGTAAAAGAGAATATTAA
- the rnpA gene encoding ribonuclease P protein component yields MIEFYFNKKRRLITPNDFNYVFKSPNVIRCKEITILGRLNLLSFSRLGISVSRKNVKYAYQRNKIKRLIRENFRIIQHRLVSSDFVVIVNSSSMQISFKLLAKKLENLWSYYYQ; encoded by the coding sequence ATGATCGAATTTTATTTTAATAAAAAACGTAGATTAATTACACCGAATGATTTTAATTATGTTTTTAAAAGTCCTAATGTTATCAGATGTAAAGAAATAACTATCTTAGGACGTTTGAATTTGTTATCATTTTCGCGTTTAGGAATTAGTGTATCTCGAAAGAATGTCAAGTATGCGTATCAACGTAATAAAATCAAACGCTTAATTCGAGAAAATTTTAGAATTATTCAGCATCGATTAGTTAGTTCAGATTTTGTAGTTATTGTTAACTCGAGTTCTATGCAGATAAGTTTTAAGTTATTGGCAAAAAAATTGGAAAATTTATGGTCTTATTATTATCAATGA